A window from Salmo trutta chromosome 29, fSalTru1.1, whole genome shotgun sequence encodes these proteins:
- the LOC115167364 gene encoding trace amine-associated receptor 13c-like, with the protein MTDLLANLSVPWGTQAIVCPNLTAAALVVPGSGKSLAPFCTFCCCGLLNRTLAVVFMVSLAFAIVVGNVVTLTVFMQTRQVRTPQGYLKVSLAIADMMVGVLVVPFSVYTEISLMVTSSPPVWYQGGTDPSMGGLVGPWQPCMLIGPVFAGCTFVSISTIFLMTVERCVAILWPLHKDHLVTRRRTLFLILFSWAGSYLLALAPLILSNNFTLEYSECSRMCNYVPLWDGVTLPSDANILLLFPVFDFTLLGGTLVFNILSFTSIRRYTRKRKLMSEGNVGVEGGGGGCQHRPSFSDIKAAKTISILTFAFTASFTPIAVFVLGNVVGFTWCNFSFVAFWILTGNSCCNVIIYSVRDQRFRKGVTLLFQREHSPSQGEKGGATPPIHLVTTPPTPPP; encoded by the exons ATGACTGACCTCCTGGCCAACCTGAGTGTTCCATGGGGCACACAGGCGATTGTGTGCCCCAACCTGACAGCAGCAGCCCTGGTTGTGCCGGGGTCAGGCAAGTCTCTGGCCCCCTTCTGCACCTTCTGCTGCTGTGGCCTGCTGAACCGTACTCTGGCCGTGGTGTTTATGGTCAGTCTGGCCTTCGCCATAGTGGTGGGCAACGTGGTCACGCTCACCGTCTTCATGCAGACAAGACAGGTCCGCACACCACAGGGATACCTCAAAG TCTCTCTGGCCATAGCGGACATGATGGTTGGAGTGCTGGTGGTTCCTTTCTCTGTCTACACTGAGATCTCTCTAATGGTGACCAGTTCCCCTCCTGTCTGGTACCAGGGGGGCACTGACCCCTCCATGGGGGGCCTGGTGGGACCCTGGCAACCCTGCATGCTGATTGGTCCGGTCTTCGCTGGCTGTACGTTTGTCTCCATCAGTACTATATTCCTGATGACGGTAGAGCGCTGTGTGGCCATCTTATGGCCCCTGCATAAGGACCACCTGGTGACACGGAGACGCACCCTGTTCCTCATCCTCTTCTCCTGGGCAGGCAGTTACCTCCTGGCCCTGGCCCCCCTCATCCTCAGCAACAACTTCACACTGGAGTACAGTGAGTGCAGCCGGATGTGTAACTACGTCCCCCTGTGGGACGGAGTCACTCTGCCCTCTGACGCCAACATCCTCCTGCTGTTCCCCGTGTTTGACTTTACGCTGCTGGGCGGCACCCTGGTATTCAACATCCTGTCCTTCACCAGCATCCGCCGCTACACACGCAAACGTAAGCTCATGTCAGAGGGGAATGTGGGGGTCGAGGGAGGGGGAGGCGGCTGCCAACATAGACCCTCCTTCTCTGACATCAAGGCTGCCAAGACGATCAGCATTCTGACGTTTGCCTTCACGGCTTCCTTCACCCCCATCGCTGTGTTTGTGCTGGGCAACGTGGTGGGCTTCACCTGGTGCAACTTCTCCTTTGTAGCCTTCTGGATCCTGACTGGGAACAGCTGCTGTAATGTGATAATATACAGCGTGAGAGACCAGCGCTTCAGGAAAGGAGTGACTCTGCTTTTTCAGAGGGAGCACTCACCTTCCCAGGGGGAGAAAGGCGGAGCTACCCCCCCCATTCACCTTGTGACTACACCCCCAACCCCACCTCCTTAA